In Paenibacillus sonchi, a single genomic region encodes these proteins:
- a CDS encoding DUF948 domain-containing protein, with product MIIDLSVALVAIAFAVLVFFLIKTLKSAKESLDKVSQTLQEVQKTIDELTYEVKTTVRHANDITADVQNKIQKIDPIVDSVKNLGDVMNELTLTVKQVSVTVIEKFRKSRELKEKAKAVSIENTPLTPAEERTVKSYETVNAKKAPGKIAMALKGVDTAAAIWQKFRH from the coding sequence ATGATCATTGATCTTAGCGTCGCACTGGTTGCGATTGCATTCGCCGTACTTGTCTTCTTTTTAATTAAAACCTTGAAATCAGCGAAGGAATCCCTCGACAAGGTCAGCCAGACTCTGCAGGAAGTTCAGAAAACGATCGATGAGCTTACTTATGAAGTGAAAACAACGGTCAGACACGCTAACGATATTACCGCAGATGTTCAAAACAAAATTCAAAAGATTGATCCGATTGTCGATTCTGTGAAGAACCTTGGCGATGTCATGAACGAATTGACACTGACTGTGAAGCAGGTATCGGTAACTGTAATTGAGAAATTCCGCAAATCGCGTGAGCTGAAGGAAAAGGCCAAGGCTGTATCTATAGAAAATACTCCGCTTACTCCTGCGGAAGAACGGACCGTGAAATCCTATGAGACTGTAAATGCCAAGAAAGCACCCGGAAAGATCGCCATGGCACTAAAAGGCGTAGACACAGCTGCTGCCATCTGGCAGAAATTCCGTCATTAA
- a CDS encoding carbohydrate-binding protein, with amino-acid sequence MFMKMKKSLSILVFAAVFVLTFAQSVFASDQPVQLTSANLYIYKFGYVGFSGNIEVSNLGNPKTVTIHYTPGDGQWYDTNASYQGLTDSTHEKWNFIVSTDNISNNNPQLANAQTIQFAIKYEVNGQTYWDNNNGQNYSVSRFNESSTILGKPNVFRAYDDLYENTFSGSVYVKNLASSKEVKIKYTTDNWNTTREGFASYSIPANSDGSVEIWGFSFNNIDPSVTQIQYAISYTANGQTYWDNNYGNNYTVNRR; translated from the coding sequence ATGTTCATGAAGATGAAGAAGAGTTTATCGATTTTGGTTTTCGCAGCTGTTTTTGTGCTAACGTTTGCGCAATCTGTCTTTGCCAGTGACCAGCCTGTTCAACTGACTTCAGCCAATCTATATATTTACAAGTTTGGATACGTTGGATTCAGCGGCAATATCGAAGTAAGCAACCTGGGCAACCCAAAAACTGTAACTATTCACTATACTCCTGGAGACGGTCAGTGGTATGATACGAACGCCTCCTATCAAGGCCTAACGGACTCCACACATGAAAAATGGAATTTTATAGTTTCCACCGATAACATTAGCAATAATAATCCGCAGCTCGCAAATGCCCAAACGATTCAATTTGCAATTAAGTATGAAGTCAATGGACAAACGTATTGGGACAATAACAACGGACAAAACTATTCCGTCAGCCGTTTTAATGAAAGTTCAACCATTCTTGGTAAACCGAACGTTTTTCGCGCTTACGATGATTTATATGAGAACACCTTCTCGGGAAGTGTATATGTCAAAAATTTAGCCTCCAGCAAAGAGGTTAAAATCAAATATACAACCGATAACTGGAATACAACCAGGGAAGGATTCGCCAGCTACTCCATACCGGCGAACTCCGATGGCAGCGTAGAAATCTGGGGTTTCAGCTTTAATAATATTGACCCAAGTGTTACGCAAATTCAGTACGCTATCTCCTACACCGCAAATGGACAAACGTATTGGGATAATAATTACGGGAACAACTACACAGTAAACCGCCGTTAA
- a CDS encoding transglutaminase domain-containing protein, whose product MLGGMLVCAALPPALYWGWDHAYAASTSAVLQSGAEMAQKLTAAMNNRRENITFVYEGKTTNLKSEVQKAIDQAMGSDPYLYYIIDSYAFSYRGSSRSAKVIVQVAYRETLQQTALVNKQVKTILQQIITPGMNQHQKVKVIHDWVVLHLQYDNTYRKYTAYEGLQTGSAVCQGYSLLTYKLLLGAGIPNKIVEGTAKPEGGVAQSHAWNLVQLDGRWYHLDTTWDDPTPSPEGGVSTVYYMRTDAQMRRDHSWTKSYPAASVGYAQTLSELVSRGGQSVPVYQELQKKLDYRLYEEDEVITSAAELNTLVREAVASGKQSLLFRYRGSEKLLKIDLQGLYSLGLENLAYTSSPFDNTGDLKVYVTWK is encoded by the coding sequence ATGCTTGGAGGAATGCTGGTGTGCGCCGCTCTGCCGCCTGCCCTGTACTGGGGCTGGGATCATGCCTACGCCGCCAGCACTTCAGCGGTGCTGCAATCGGGGGCGGAGATGGCCCAGAAGCTGACTGCAGCCATGAATAACCGCAGAGAGAACATTACGTTCGTATACGAAGGCAAGACAACCAACCTGAAATCCGAGGTGCAGAAGGCGATTGACCAGGCGATGGGCAGCGATCCTTACCTCTATTATATTATCGACAGCTACGCTTTTTCGTATCGCGGAAGCAGCCGGTCGGCCAAAGTAATAGTGCAGGTGGCGTACCGGGAGACGCTGCAGCAGACGGCTCTGGTGAACAAGCAGGTGAAAACCATTTTACAGCAGATCATTACCCCTGGAATGAACCAGCACCAGAAGGTGAAGGTGATCCATGACTGGGTGGTGCTGCATTTGCAATATGATAACACATACCGCAAATATACCGCCTATGAAGGATTGCAGACCGGCAGCGCTGTTTGCCAGGGGTATTCGCTTCTGACCTACAAATTGCTCCTGGGCGCAGGCATCCCGAATAAAATTGTGGAGGGTACGGCAAAACCGGAGGGAGGCGTCGCCCAGTCACATGCCTGGAATCTGGTGCAATTGGACGGACGCTGGTACCATTTGGACACAACCTGGGATGATCCAACCCCCAGCCCGGAGGGTGGAGTCAGTACGGTCTACTACATGAGGACGGACGCCCAGATGCGCCGTGACCACAGCTGGACCAAATCCTACCCGGCAGCGTCTGTCGGCTATGCCCAGACCCTGTCCGAACTGGTCAGCCGCGGCGGGCAGAGCGTGCCGGTATACCAGGAGCTTCAAAAGAAGCTCGATTACCGGCTGTACGAGGAGGATGAGGTGATTACTTCTGCGGCAGAGCTGAATACGCTCGTGCGTGAGGCGGTTGCCTCCGGCAAGCAATCCCTGTTATTCCGTTACCGGGGCAGTGAAAAACTGCTCAAAATAGATCTGCAGGGGCTCTACAGCTTAGGCCTGGAGAACTTGGCCTACACCAGCTCCCCCTTTGACAACACCGGGGATTTGAAGGTTTATGTGACCTGGAAGTAG
- a CDS encoding general stress protein, whose product MDSIRTQAYAKLLDNGIQAIEEVNRLLGSGYTRDDLYVISHNEDREGRIADAADTNEVGLHEEGLFGAIANMFRSRGDALRNKITSLGFSPAEAAYYEKELDSGKVLVIAKKNLH is encoded by the coding sequence ATGGATTCAATCCGTACGCAGGCTTATGCCAAGCTGCTGGATAATGGTATTCAGGCGATAGAAGAAGTGAACCGGCTGCTGGGCAGCGGCTACACAAGGGATGACCTCTATGTGATCAGCCATAATGAGGACCGCGAAGGCCGGATTGCGGATGCTGCGGATACGAATGAAGTGGGATTGCATGAAGAGGGGCTGTTTGGCGCGATTGCCAACATGTTCCGCTCGCGGGGTGACGCGCTCCGGAACAAGATCACTTCTCTGGGATTCAGTCCCGCAGAAGCGGCTTATTACGAGAAAGAGCTTGATTCGGGCAAGGTTCTCGTGATCGCCAAAAAAAATCTGCATTAA
- a CDS encoding DUF1328 domain-containing protein: protein MLKWSVILLVIALIAGIFGFFNVVAAAVGIAKVLFYIFLILFIVSLFMGRRGRSM, encoded by the coding sequence ATGCTAAAATGGTCGGTAATTCTGCTCGTCATAGCTTTAATCGCCGGTATTTTCGGATTCTTCAATGTTGTTGCAGCCGCTGTAGGCATTGCAAAGGTGCTGTTCTACATCTTCCTGATTCTGTTCATCGTTTCACTCTTCATGGGACGCAGGGGAAGATCGATGTAA
- a CDS encoding MBL fold metallo-hydrolase, whose product MARVRYNNIDNVSTDKTLKQLRQWREERRMKKKDYSYKVPNLPPKLDYLAENRLDTTITWIGHSTFLLQYEGVNIITDPVWARRLGLEKRITPPGIPLSGIPPVDLILISHSHYDHLHLASIRKLYKAGTTLVVPVGLKRKMVRKGFVNCLEMQWWEEIKVGAVKLTFVPTQHWTRRTPFDTNTSHWGGFVLEPAEPRKHPQGDGGAHRLPPNLYFAGDSGFFPGFKEIGRRFKLHVALMPIGAYEPEWFMSSQHVTPEEAIQAFLDVGAELMIPMHFGTFRLADDTAREALDRMEQARLAQGIAGERIRTLAYGETLIVHPEERMPGL is encoded by the coding sequence ATGGCCAGAGTACGCTACAATAACATCGACAATGTCAGTACGGATAAAACGCTTAAGCAGCTCCGCCAATGGCGCGAGGAACGGCGGATGAAGAAAAAGGATTACTCCTATAAAGTACCCAATCTTCCTCCAAAGCTGGACTATCTGGCGGAGAACCGTCTGGATACGACCATTACCTGGATCGGGCATTCCACTTTTTTGCTTCAATATGAAGGGGTAAATATTATAACTGATCCTGTATGGGCCCGGCGGCTCGGGTTGGAGAAACGCATTACCCCGCCCGGCATTCCGCTCAGCGGGATTCCGCCCGTGGATCTGATTCTGATCTCCCATTCCCATTACGATCATCTGCATCTCGCTTCTATCCGTAAGCTGTACAAGGCGGGAACTACGCTTGTGGTGCCGGTGGGGCTGAAACGCAAGATGGTGCGCAAAGGGTTTGTGAACTGCCTGGAAATGCAGTGGTGGGAGGAAATAAAGGTAGGCGCGGTGAAGCTGACCTTTGTCCCGACGCAGCACTGGACACGGCGGACGCCGTTTGATACCAATACCTCCCACTGGGGCGGCTTTGTGCTGGAGCCTGCTGAACCCCGCAAGCATCCCCAGGGGGACGGGGGCGCGCACAGGTTGCCGCCCAATCTGTATTTTGCCGGGGACAGCGGCTTCTTCCCGGGGTTCAAGGAGATTGGCAGGCGCTTCAAGCTGCATGTGGCGCTGATGCCGATCGGGGCCTATGAGCCGGAATGGTTCATGAGCTCACAGCATGTGACCCCTGAGGAGGCCATCCAGGCCTTTTTGGATGTTGGCGCGGAGCTGATGATTCCGATGCATTTCGGAACCTTCCGTCTGGCCGATGACACCGCACGTGAGGCGCTGGACCGGATGGAGCAGGCGCGGCTGGCACAGGGGATTGCCGGGGAGAGGATACGCACCCTGGCCTACGGGGAAACGCTGATTGTGCATCCCGAGGAACGCATGCCTGGCCTATAG
- a CDS encoding virulence factor, which yields MKITFIEPTPSPNTMKLHLDETLEPGVRRTYTPESQRSAPSWAREMLTIPGVTSIYHAADFAALERKGSADWAAILREVQTRFGAEGLSADFNLEDENAGAHFGESQVFVQMFRGIPIQIRVKTGASEERIALSARFTKAVTDVASAVLIKERKLTDYGVRYGEPEAIAREVEQELEAAYPQERLDSLVQQAIAHGAGGEFVEQRQKKDQAELLRDLKDEDWRVRYAALEDLAPTAELLPELRAALHDPKLHIRRLAVVYLGDIRTPEAMELLYEAMADSAPAVRRTAGDTLSDIGDPAATPVMTASLTDKSKLVRWRAARFLYEVGTAEAQEALSLAVDDPEFEVGLQARMALERIASGEEAAGTVWQQMSERRRT from the coding sequence ATGAAGATCACATTTATAGAACCGACTCCAAGTCCCAATACGATGAAGCTTCATCTGGATGAGACTCTGGAGCCCGGAGTCCGCCGTACCTATACACCGGAAAGCCAGCGTTCCGCCCCTTCCTGGGCGCGGGAAATGCTCACGATTCCGGGCGTCACCAGCATTTATCACGCTGCCGATTTCGCTGCACTGGAGCGCAAAGGCAGCGCTGACTGGGCCGCCATTCTCCGCGAGGTCCAGACCCGGTTCGGCGCGGAGGGCCTAAGTGCAGACTTCAACCTGGAGGATGAGAATGCCGGTGCACACTTTGGAGAATCACAGGTATTCGTGCAGATGTTCCGCGGCATCCCGATCCAGATCCGCGTCAAAACCGGCGCGAGTGAGGAGCGCATCGCCCTCTCCGCCCGGTTCACAAAGGCGGTAACGGATGTCGCCAGCGCCGTACTGATCAAAGAGCGCAAGCTCACCGATTACGGCGTGCGGTACGGCGAGCCCGAGGCCATCGCGCGCGAGGTCGAGCAGGAGCTGGAAGCGGCGTATCCGCAGGAACGCCTCGACTCCCTCGTGCAGCAGGCCATCGCGCACGGGGCCGGCGGCGAGTTCGTCGAGCAGCGGCAGAAGAAGGATCAGGCCGAGCTGCTGCGAGACCTGAAGGACGAGGACTGGCGCGTGCGCTACGCCGCGCTGGAGGACCTTGCGCCGACAGCAGAGCTCCTGCCGGAGCTGCGCGCGGCGCTGCACGACCCCAAGCTGCATATCCGCAGGCTGGCGGTCGTGTACCTGGGCGACATCCGCACGCCCGAGGCGATGGAGCTGCTCTATGAGGCGATGGCAGACAGCGCCCCGGCCGTGCGGCGCACGGCCGGAGACACGCTGTCCGACATCGGCGATCCCGCAGCGACGCCGGTGATGACGGCGTCGCTCACGGACAAGAGCAAGCTGGTCCGTTGGCGGGCAGCGCGCTTCCTCTATGAGGTCGGCACGGCCGAGGCTCAGGAGGCCTTAAGCCTGGCTGTGGACGATCCGGAATTCGAGGTGGGTCTGCAGGCCAGAATGGCGCTGGAGCGCATCGCCTCCGGTGAAGAGGCTGCCGGTACCGTATGGCAGCAGATGTCGGAGCGCCGGAGAACCTAA
- a CDS encoding amino acid permease has product MQVRNNNQAHQPGQSSNASAPGLRKTFKARHLTMIALGGSIGTGLFLASGGAIASSGPGGALLAYTAVGIMVYFLMTSLGELATYLPDSGSFSTYGTRFVSPAFGFAIGWNFWYNWAVTIAAELSAATVIIKYWFPDSPSILWSLLFLLLMFGLNFLSARGYGESEYWFAIIKIITVIVFLTVGVLMIFGILGGKAVGFGNFQLGGSSFHGGFFAFVGVFMAAGFSFQGTELVGVAAGESENPRRNVPLAIRRVFWRILIFYIFAILVIGLLIPYTNPDLLRSGIDDIGVSPFTIVFNKAGLAIAASVMNAVILSSVLSAGNSGMYASTRVLYAMAKDGMAPRALGRLNRRGVPVGALLVTTAVGMLAFLASFFGDGAVYNWLLNASGMCGFINWLGIAVCHYRFRRAFVKQGHSLEELPYRARWFPFGPLFALVLCLIAVFGQNLGAFTGGSIDWYGILVSYISLPLFLLIWFGYRWFRKSRIVPLDQCDLSTHPE; this is encoded by the coding sequence ATGCAAGTCAGGAACAACAATCAGGCGCACCAACCGGGGCAGAGCAGCAATGCATCCGCGCCGGGGCTGCGCAAAACCTTCAAGGCCAGACATTTAACCATGATCGCGCTCGGCGGCTCCATCGGAACCGGACTGTTCCTCGCCAGCGGCGGCGCGATCGCCTCTTCGGGTCCGGGAGGCGCGCTGCTGGCTTACACTGCTGTCGGCATTATGGTGTATTTTCTGATGACCAGCCTGGGTGAGCTGGCAACTTACTTGCCGGACTCCGGCTCTTTCAGCACTTACGGCACGCGGTTTGTCAGCCCCGCCTTCGGCTTCGCCATCGGCTGGAACTTCTGGTACAACTGGGCGGTCACTATCGCTGCAGAGCTATCCGCTGCCACTGTCATTATTAAGTACTGGTTCCCGGATAGCCCTTCCATCCTCTGGAGCCTTCTGTTTCTGCTGCTGATGTTCGGACTCAACTTTCTGTCTGCACGCGGCTATGGGGAATCGGAATACTGGTTTGCCATTATCAAAATCATTACCGTTATCGTCTTTCTGACGGTAGGGGTGTTGATGATCTTCGGTATTTTGGGCGGCAAGGCGGTTGGTTTCGGCAACTTCCAGCTTGGCGGCAGCTCTTTCCACGGCGGATTTTTTGCCTTCGTCGGCGTCTTCATGGCTGCGGGTTTCTCGTTCCAGGGGACTGAACTTGTCGGGGTCGCCGCAGGTGAGAGTGAAAATCCGCGCCGGAATGTGCCGCTGGCCATCCGCCGGGTGTTCTGGCGCATTCTAATCTTCTATATCTTCGCCATACTTGTCATCGGGCTGCTGATCCCTTACACCAACCCCGATCTGCTCCGCAGCGGAATTGATGATATCGGCGTCAGTCCGTTCACGATTGTCTTCAATAAAGCAGGACTTGCGATTGCTGCATCTGTCATGAACGCAGTCATCCTGAGTTCAGTGCTGTCAGCCGGGAACTCGGGCATGTATGCTTCCACCCGCGTCCTGTATGCGATGGCCAAGGACGGCATGGCCCCGCGTGCCCTCGGCAGGCTCAACCGCCGCGGAGTGCCTGTAGGTGCGCTGCTGGTTACCACTGCAGTCGGCATGCTGGCTTTTCTGGCCTCATTCTTTGGCGACGGGGCGGTCTATAACTGGCTGCTTAATGCATCCGGAATGTGCGGCTTCATTAACTGGCTGGGCATCGCCGTATGCCATTACCGTTTCCGCCGCGCTTTTGTGAAGCAGGGACATTCGCTGGAGGAACTGCCTTACCGGGCCAGATGGTTCCCTTTCGGCCCGCTCTTCGCACTGGTCTTATGCCTCATTGCTGTTTTTGGCCAGAACCTCGGCGCTTTCACCGGGGGAAGCATCGACTGGTACGGTATCCTTGTCTCCTATATTAGTCTGCCGTTGTTCCTGCTGATCTGGTTCGGCTACCGCTGGTTCCGCAAGAGCCGCATTGTCCCGCTGGATCAATGTGACCTAAGCACCCATCCGGAGTAA
- a CDS encoding cation diffusion facilitator family transporter, which produces MADIYDDIRKGERGALLSIIAYLILSAFKLISGYVFGSSALLADGFNNLTDIVASLAVLIGLRISRKPPDSDHTYGHFRAETVAALLASFIMAMVGIQVIVEAVRSLFEGAKEVPQLWSAGVAVVCAAAMMGVYLYNKRLARQINNGALLAAAKDNFSDAMVSIGAAVGIVGAQFGLPWIDSAAAVAVGLLILKTAWDIFRDSTYRLTDGFDQDRLLDLRSTIARTPGVEGIKDLKARVHGNHVLVDVVVEVNAEITVMQGHEISDSIEERMSTLHNIMNVQVHVEPKQ; this is translated from the coding sequence GTGGCTGATATCTATGATGATATTCGTAAAGGTGAACGGGGCGCTCTGCTCAGCATTATCGCCTACCTCATTCTTTCGGCCTTCAAGCTGATCAGCGGCTATGTATTTGGCTCAAGCGCGCTGCTGGCGGACGGCTTCAACAACCTCACCGACATTGTGGCTTCGCTGGCGGTCTTGATCGGCCTGCGCATTTCGCGGAAGCCGCCTGATTCCGATCATACCTACGGACATTTCCGCGCGGAGACGGTGGCGGCGCTGCTGGCTTCCTTCATCATGGCCATGGTCGGCATTCAGGTTATTGTGGAAGCGGTCCGCTCCTTGTTTGAAGGGGCCAAAGAAGTACCGCAGCTATGGTCAGCCGGGGTGGCGGTGGTGTGTGCCGCAGCCATGATGGGGGTATATCTATATAACAAGCGGCTCGCCAGACAGATTAATAACGGCGCGCTGCTGGCAGCAGCCAAGGATAATTTCTCCGATGCCATGGTCAGCATAGGTGCTGCGGTGGGGATCGTCGGTGCGCAGTTCGGCTTACCCTGGATTGATTCGGCCGCAGCGGTGGCCGTCGGCTTGCTCATTTTGAAGACGGCTTGGGATATTTTCCGCGATTCCACGTACCGCCTGACGGACGGATTCGATCAGGATAGACTGCTGGACCTGCGCAGCACGATTGCCCGGACACCCGGAGTCGAAGGCATCAAGGATTTAAAAGCCCGTGTTCACGGCAATCATGTGCTGGTGGATGTGGTTGTAGAAGTCAATGCCGAGATTACAGTAATGCAGGGCCATGAGATTAGCGACTCCATCGAGGAGCGGATGAGCACGCTTCATAATATTATGAATGTGCAGGTTCATGTGGAACCCAAGCAATAA
- a CDS encoding SH3 domain-containing C40 family peptidase: MIVPHKRIAASLLVSASLALSSGVFNPQQVQAASVTANSSITASAAQTGVIISSVRLRSAPSTSGKVLKYLNKGDQVAILEETNSYWYKVRTAGGDVGYTSRGEQYISVAAAPASQTAVIQATVRLREAPSTSGQVIGYLYTGDRVTIVEETNSYWYKVRTANGNVGYTSSSDQYIAADGGTATPAPAPAPVPIPAPAPTPVPTPAPVPTAPPQVNVIESVIAAGMGYLGTPYEFGSSRSDTSTFDCSDFIRQIFMDAANLRLPADSRQQGDWIKQNSTVVTDISGLKRGDLMFFMDYKGSSDSAYAGIDKSTARITHVAMYLGDGQLLQTYSVASGGVRVDKLSASWMKRFLYGGSVIR, from the coding sequence ATGATCGTACCACATAAAAGGATAGCAGCATCGCTGCTCGTCTCGGCATCACTTGCACTGTCATCCGGAGTATTCAATCCTCAGCAGGTGCAGGCGGCTTCTGTCACTGCTAATTCATCTATTACAGCATCTGCAGCGCAAACAGGTGTGATTATATCTTCTGTCCGTCTGCGCTCAGCGCCATCGACAAGCGGGAAAGTGCTGAAATATTTGAATAAAGGCGACCAGGTGGCCATTCTTGAAGAAACGAACAGTTATTGGTATAAAGTCAGAACTGCAGGCGGCGACGTTGGGTATACCAGCAGGGGAGAGCAGTATATCAGTGTGGCTGCTGCCCCGGCGTCACAAACGGCAGTGATTCAAGCGACTGTCCGACTTCGGGAGGCCCCCTCAACCAGCGGACAGGTGATAGGCTATTTATACACAGGTGACCGGGTAACTATTGTGGAAGAAACGAATAGTTACTGGTACAAGGTAAGAACGGCAAATGGCAATGTTGGTTATACCAGCTCGTCGGATCAGTACATTGCAGCGGATGGGGGAACAGCAACACCGGCTCCAGCTCCGGCGCCCGTACCAATTCCGGCTCCAGCTCCTACGCCTGTGCCGACGCCAGCCCCGGTGCCTACGGCTCCTCCGCAGGTGAATGTAATTGAGAGTGTAATCGCCGCGGGTATGGGTTATCTTGGGACTCCTTATGAGTTCGGCTCCAGCCGCAGCGATACCAGCACCTTCGATTGCTCCGATTTCATCCGGCAGATCTTCATGGACGCAGCCAATCTGAGGCTTCCTGCCGATTCGCGGCAGCAAGGAGATTGGATCAAGCAGAACAGTACGGTGGTGACGGATATCTCCGGACTCAAGCGCGGAGATCTGATGTTTTTTATGGATTATAAGGGCAGCTCGGATTCAGCTTATGCCGGAATTGACAAGTCTACGGCAAGAATTACGCATGTGGCTATGTATTTAGGTGACGGCCAGCTGCTCCAGACTTATTCCGTGGCCTCCGGCGGCGTACGGGTTGATAAATTAAGCGCTTCTTGGATGAAACGTTTCCTTTACGGAGGTTCGGTCATCCGCTAA